In Miscanthus floridulus cultivar M001 chromosome 8, ASM1932011v1, whole genome shotgun sequence, the sequence GGGACGCCACGGCCCACGGGTgggcgcgacggcggcggcggtaaCTGGTAAGGTTTGACGTGCACGTGCTGCTCTGCTCCCTCCGGATCGTGTGGAAGGGAATGGGATTAGCCGGGGTGCGAGCAGGAGAAGAGCAGCCAGCCGCCGTTGCTGTCGCTGTAGCTCAAACTGCTGTGCACAAGAAAGTGCAGAGGACGCGTACCTATAGCATTGTACTGTACGCATACGCCAAGGACATGTACGTGTACGGGTATCCCTCGCTGGTTCTCATCCggtcaccctcgttctcctcgcTTAGTTCTAAACTTTATTAACCAAATTTCGTCCTAGTTCGTAAATAAATAAGGTAAAATTACGGAGCTTGCAAAGTTGCAATGCGCTGAGCATTTTTTTGTCAAAATTCCAGAACGGAAATTCATCCTCATTGAATGATTGGCGTACTGATACGGTGTCTCCTCAGGGTATGTTGCTGTACTGGGGAAGCCAAATGTTAGCAAGAGCACTCTTATACGTCATGTTTGCTtcgcttataagtcgtactttttcagccaacgaacagtatttttctctcccaacaaatcagccaacagtactttcagccatgtctGCTTTTACGCCATGTTTGCTTTTAGATTGATGAAATGCTTGTAGAAGGTGTGGGAAACAAAGATGTTGGACTTCCTGTACTGCTGGTATTGAACAAGAAAGATCTCATAAAACCAGGAGAAATTGCAAAGAAACTTGAGGTACGAACCTGATACAATTGTCGAAAGGTGTTTCCCTGTTTCATTGGTTTTGATTTCTGGACGACCCTTTTGACAGTGGTACCAAAAATTTACTAATGTTGATGACGTTATACCAATAAGTGCCAAATTTGGTAATGGGGTGGATGATATCAAGGAGTGGATATTGTCAAAGCTCCCTCTGGGTCCTGCTTACTACCGCAAGGTATCAGCAAAGATCATTCAGATTTTTCTAATGGCATCTCCCCTGTGCTTTGTTTACCTTTAAATGTCATTGTCTGTCCTCGTATATTATAAACAGAGATAGTCAGGCTCAGAC encodes:
- the LOC136468470 gene encoding GTPase ERA1, chloroplastic-like; protein product: MGLAGVRAGEEQPAAVAVAVAQTAVHKKVQRTRTYSIVLYAYAKDMYVYGYPSLVLIRSPSFSSLRYVAVLGKPNVSKSTLIRHIDEMLVEGVGNKDVGLPVLLVLNKKDLIKPGEIAKKLEWYQKFTNVDDVIPISAKFGNGVDDIKEWILSKLPLGPAYYRKDIASEHPERFFVGEIVREKIFVQYRQEIPYSCQVNVVSYKSRPSAKDFIQVEILVEKESQRSIILGKDGKAIKMLATASRLDIEDFLQKKVYLEIEVKVKENWQQDERLLKRYGYGGEIQAL